The Parabacteroides sp. AD58 genome includes a window with the following:
- a CDS encoding aminodeoxychorismate synthase component I translates to MDWLSAGQTRQRMNDYGAKGIPFLCAVNYELTEGFVLPYPLEQKEVWWNMEGITNQPSFTTEKRGSYFKSFPMDEECYAAKFRIARQGLLRGDSFLLNLTVATDLDTDFTLEEIFIRSRARYKLLVPDRFVCFSPETFVILSDGKISSFPMKGTIRADIPNADHIILNDYKESAEHHTIVDLIRNDLNRVATDVRVERFRYIDRLVTNRGEILQVSSQVTGNLPEDYLSRLGDLIFDMLPAGSISGAPKAATVRIIREAEKEDRGFYTGIFGYFDGKSFRSAVMIRFIEQQGGRLRFRSGGGITVNSDCSAEYQEVLQKVYLPC, encoded by the coding sequence ATGGATTGGCTGTCGGCCGGACAGACCCGGCAACGGATGAATGATTATGGAGCAAAAGGAATTCCGTTCCTGTGTGCTGTGAATTATGAATTGACGGAGGGCTTTGTGTTGCCTTATCCGTTGGAACAAAAAGAAGTCTGGTGGAATATGGAAGGAATAACGAATCAGCCGTCTTTTACAACGGAAAAGCGAGGTAGTTATTTCAAGTCTTTTCCTATGGATGAGGAATGTTATGCAGCCAAATTCCGGATAGCCCGTCAGGGATTGCTGCGGGGTGATTCTTTTCTGCTGAATCTGACGGTAGCAACGGATTTGGATACGGATTTTACGCTCGAAGAAATCTTTATCCGAAGTCGGGCACGATATAAGTTATTGGTACCGGACCGGTTTGTCTGTTTCTCTCCGGAAACTTTCGTTATTCTTTCAGATGGAAAGATTTCTTCTTTTCCGATGAAAGGAACTATTCGGGCAGATATACCCAATGCCGATCATATCATTCTGAATGATTATAAGGAAAGTGCCGAACATCATACGATTGTGGACCTGATCCGGAATGATTTGAACCGGGTGGCTACCGATGTCCGGGTAGAACGCTTTCGTTACATAGACCGACTGGTAACGAACCGGGGAGAAATCTTGCAGGTTTCCAGTCAGGTTACAGGAAATCTGCCGGAAGATTATTTATCCCGCTTGGGCGATCTTATTTTCGATATGCTTCCTGCCGGTTCTATATCAGGCGCTCCTAAAGCGGCAACGGTACGTATTATCCGGGAAGCAGAAAAGGAAGACCGGGGTTTCTATACGGGTATTTTCGGCTATTTTGACGGAAAGAGTTTCCGGTCGGCCGTGATGATCCGGTTTATTGAACAACAGGGAGGCCGGTTACGTTTCCGAAGTGGTGGAGGAATCACTGTCAATAGTGATTGTTCTGCCGAATATCAGGAAGTCTTACAAAAAGTCTATTTACCATGTTGA
- a CDS encoding M16 family metallopeptidase, which yields MRYTSKIWMFFLLFWVGFGLLQAQTELQPLPVDPKVRYGKLSNGLTYYIRHNELPKERADFYIAQNVGSILEEENQRGLAHFLEHMAFNGSKNFPDHAMDHYTESVGMRMGENFNAYTSFDETVYMIMNAPVQRTQVVDSCLLILHDWSNFITLADTAIEKERGVIREEWRTRQDAQARLWEQQLPKMYPNNRYAHRMSIGTLDVINHFKPDELRAYYKKWYRPDLQAIIIVGDVDVDQVENRIKTMFADIPAPVNAAERTYFSVPDNDEPIVSIATDKEASNILLYIFYKYDPLPKEVKASVMGMVTGYVQAVCDQMINERFQEILQKANPPFIYAAASDGDFMVSKTKSAWSVAALAKEGCIDSTLTAVVKEIQRVKQYGFTASEYERARINVLKAYESAFNERDKQKNSTYSSEYVSHFTDGGSIPGIEMEYELINQIAPAIPVEQVNQYIQQIIGDKNIVISLTAPEKEGVTYPTEEELLDEFRKAQQIPVEAYQENVSNEPLIPELPEAGSIIEEKVDPLFGATVMKLSNGVRVVLKHTDFKDDEIQMTATSPGGTSLYGDEEALNLKLLNSVIGLGGLGNFSATDLSKRLAGKKVSCSTSIGTDSESVNGYASPTDVKTLFELVYLGFTALRTDNDAYQSLVSRLKAQLENQELDPMYALQDSIIRITYQNNPRMKSLKASEVDQISYPRLIEIYKDRFADASDFTFTFVGNLNIDSMRPLIRQYLATLPSIHRTEKADVSHEPAMSKGEHICHFHREQETPKATIYSIYSGQMTYDLQHILSASMLSQILDLVYTEKVREEEGGTYGVQAGAGVQDFPEGRTILQIVFDTDPAKWKDMNQIVRTELQRIAKEGPRQEDFKKTFDNMQKRHEEKLQENGYWLNVLDVYYCKGLDALTPYTETLQQMTPETIRSFTDQLLKQGNFIEVVMEP from the coding sequence ATGAGATACACATCGAAAATCTGGATGTTTTTCCTGCTCTTCTGGGTAGGATTCGGATTATTGCAAGCGCAGACAGAACTTCAGCCGCTACCGGTTGATCCGAAGGTCCGTTATGGAAAACTGAGTAACGGACTCACGTATTATATTCGTCACAATGAGCTCCCGAAAGAGCGGGCAGACTTCTATATTGCCCAGAACGTAGGTTCTATTCTGGAAGAAGAAAACCAGCGCGGACTGGCTCACTTCCTGGAACACATGGCCTTTAATGGAAGTAAGAACTTTCCTGATCATGCGATGGACCATTATACCGAAAGTGTCGGCATGCGGATGGGAGAGAACTTCAATGCCTATACTTCTTTCGATGAAACCGTGTATATGATTATGAATGCGCCGGTACAGCGCACACAGGTGGTAGACAGCTGCCTGCTGATCCTGCACGACTGGTCTAATTTCATCACCTTGGCCGATACGGCTATTGAAAAGGAACGAGGCGTGATCCGGGAAGAATGGCGTACCCGCCAGGATGCGCAAGCCCGGTTATGGGAACAACAATTACCGAAGATGTATCCTAACAACCGGTATGCTCACCGGATGTCTATCGGCACACTGGATGTCATCAACCATTTCAAGCCGGACGAGTTAAGAGCGTATTACAAGAAATGGTATCGTCCCGACCTGCAAGCTATTATTATCGTAGGAGATGTGGATGTCGATCAGGTAGAAAACCGTATCAAAACAATGTTTGCCGATATTCCGGCGCCAGTGAATGCCGCAGAACGTACTTATTTCAGTGTACCGGACAACGACGAACCGATTGTTTCGATTGCCACAGACAAGGAAGCATCCAATATTCTGCTGTACATCTTCTATAAATACGATCCGTTACCCAAAGAAGTTAAAGCTTCCGTAATGGGCATGGTTACCGGTTACGTACAGGCTGTATGTGATCAGATGATCAACGAACGGTTCCAGGAGATCTTGCAGAAAGCGAATCCACCGTTTATTTATGCGGCAGCATCGGATGGCGACTTTATGGTTTCCAAGACCAAATCGGCCTGGTCGGTAGCGGCTTTGGCGAAAGAAGGCTGCATTGATTCTACCCTGACAGCTGTCGTGAAAGAGATTCAGCGGGTGAAGCAATATGGGTTTACGGCTTCTGAATACGAACGGGCCCGTATCAATGTACTGAAAGCGTATGAATCGGCCTTCAATGAACGAGACAAACAGAAGAACAGTACATATTCCAGCGAGTACGTTTCTCATTTCACCGACGGTGGAAGTATTCCGGGAATCGAGATGGAATATGAACTGATCAACCAGATAGCCCCGGCTATTCCGGTAGAACAGGTGAATCAGTATATCCAGCAGATTATCGGAGACAAGAACATTGTCATCAGTCTGACGGCTCCGGAAAAGGAAGGTGTGACATATCCGACGGAAGAAGAATTACTGGATGAATTCCGGAAAGCACAGCAGATTCCGGTAGAAGCCTATCAGGAAAATGTCAGCAACGAACCGCTGATTCCTGAATTACCCGAGGCAGGCAGTATCATAGAAGAAAAAGTAGACCCGCTCTTCGGGGCTACGGTTATGAAACTGAGCAACGGCGTACGGGTGGTATTAAAGCATACGGACTTCAAGGATGATGAAATCCAGATGACGGCTACCAGTCCGGGCGGTACGTCTTTATATGGAGATGAAGAAGCCCTGAATCTGAAGTTGCTGAACAGTGTCATTGGCTTGGGCGGTTTGGGTAATTTCTCGGCAACCGACTTAAGTAAACGCCTGGCGGGTAAGAAAGTGTCCTGTTCGACTTCCATCGGGACGGACTCCGAAAGTGTGAACGGGTATGCTTCTCCGACGGATGTCAAGACATTGTTCGAGCTGGTTTATTTAGGATTTACAGCATTACGTACCGACAACGACGCATATCAGTCGCTGGTTTCCCGCCTGAAAGCCCAATTGGAGAACCAGGAACTAGACCCGATGTATGCCTTGCAGGACAGTATCATCCGTATCACGTATCAGAATAATCCGCGGATGAAAAGCCTGAAAGCTTCGGAAGTGGACCAGATCAGTTATCCGCGCCTGATTGAAATCTATAAGGACCGTTTCGCCGACGCATCTGATTTCACCTTCACTTTCGTCGGAAACCTGAATATTGACAGTATGCGTCCGCTGATCCGACAATATCTGGCGACATTGCCTTCGATTCATCGGACTGAAAAAGCAGATGTTTCTCACGAACCGGCCATGAGTAAAGGTGAACATATCTGCCATTTCCATCGCGAGCAGGAAACGCCTAAAGCCACCATCTACAGCATCTATTCAGGCCAGATGACCTACGATTTACAGCACATCCTGTCGGCTTCCATGTTGAGCCAGATCTTGGATTTGGTCTATACCGAGAAAGTCCGGGAAGAAGAGGGTGGAACATATGGCGTACAGGCCGGTGCAGGTGTACAGGATTTCCCTGAAGGCAGAACTATCCTGCAGATTGTATTCGATACCGATCCTGCCAAATGGAAGGATATGAACCAGATTGTCCGTACCGAGTTACAGCGTATTGCGAAAGAAGGTCCGCGTCAGGAAGATTTCAAGAAGACATTCGACAATATGCAGAAACGACATGAAGAGAAACTGCAGGAAAATGGTTACTGGCTGAATGTTTTGGATGTATATTATTGCAAAGGACTGGATGCCCTGACGCCTTATACCGAGACTTTACAGCAGATGACTCCGGAAACAATCCGCTCCTTTACCGACCAATTACTGAAACAAGGCAACTTCATCGAGGTCGTTATGGAGCCGTAA
- a CDS encoding lipopolysaccharide biosynthesis protein: protein MWKSILGTVGARYLVALLNLLLIFVNAKVLGAEGLGLVGILIASINLVTTFNSIFCGGTIVYFMHRYSLRDVFIPAYLWAIFGSLLATAVLALAGMFPLRYLADVYLLSLTGSLITANSRFLLGQDRVGAFNLIFMIQGGLLCPVLLFLYFILGLKDAEAYLYGLYAANLSALGCSLWWLYRDLRSCLYQTSRTSLHWREMLVYGLWGNVDNLAEVCTTRINYFFIRRFLGFAGVGLLDGGTRISESVWHISRSIGFLTNSQVAREKEPQKQRQITLRLLRLTFLGTFAAVVCLLCIPEWIFTDYLFSQEFKGITSVIRGLSVGIVAFGCHTILSQYLIASGHVRYSAASSCVGLIVLLIAGYFLIPAYGIPGAAVTSSLAFTAMACFSFWAFQKNSRSQGR from the coding sequence ATGTGGAAGAGTATTTTAGGTACCGTAGGTGCCCGTTATCTGGTAGCACTGCTCAATCTGCTCCTGATCTTTGTTAACGCGAAGGTGTTGGGAGCCGAAGGATTGGGCCTGGTTGGTATCCTGATTGCTTCCATTAATCTGGTAACTACCTTCAACAGCATTTTCTGCGGAGGAACGATCGTGTACTTTATGCACCGGTATTCCTTGCGGGATGTCTTTATTCCGGCCTATCTGTGGGCCATCTTCGGATCACTGTTGGCTACGGCTGTACTGGCTTTGGCCGGTATGTTCCCGTTACGCTACCTGGCAGATGTTTATCTGCTCTCGCTTACCGGTTCGTTGATTACTGCCAATTCCCGTTTTTTGTTGGGACAAGACCGGGTAGGGGCTTTTAACCTGATTTTTATGATTCAGGGCGGATTGCTTTGTCCCGTATTACTTTTCCTTTACTTCATTCTCGGACTGAAAGATGCCGAAGCTTATCTGTACGGACTGTATGCAGCAAACCTTTCCGCATTGGGGTGCAGTCTGTGGTGGCTGTACCGGGATTTACGTTCCTGTTTGTATCAGACTTCCCGAACCTCCTTGCACTGGCGGGAAATGCTGGTCTATGGATTATGGGGGAATGTGGATAACTTGGCAGAAGTCTGCACGACACGTATCAATTATTTCTTCATCAGGCGCTTTTTAGGCTTTGCTGGTGTGGGCTTGCTGGATGGAGGAACACGTATTTCAGAGAGTGTCTGGCATATCAGCCGTTCGATCGGTTTCCTGACGAACAGTCAGGTGGCCCGGGAGAAAGAACCGCAGAAACAGCGGCAAATCACACTCCGACTACTCCGACTGACATTCTTAGGAACATTCGCGGCCGTCGTGTGTCTTCTCTGCATTCCGGAATGGATCTTTACTGATTACCTCTTCAGTCAGGAGTTCAAAGGCATCACTTCCGTTATCCGAGGCCTATCCGTTGGAATCGTTGCCTTTGGATGCCATACCATACTCTCGCAGTACCTGATTGCCAGCGGTCATGTGCGGTACAGTGCCGCTTCTTCGTGTGTTGGGTTAATCGTTCTCCTCATCGCCGGCTATTTCCTTATTCCGGCTTACGGAATACCGGGCGCTGCTGTTACTTCCAGCCTGGCTTTTACAGCGATGGCCTGTTTCTCCTTCTGGGCTTTTCAGAAAAATAGCCGAAGCCAAGGGCGTTAA
- a CDS encoding ATP-binding protein yields MSHLYPVGIQSFEKIRKEGYCYADKTALIYQLVKTNKYYFLSRPRRFGKSLLISTLEAYFLGKKELFKGLALDELEKDWITYPVLHLDLNTQKYNTPEALTNVLEENLKNWEDLYGASDREIGVARRFNGVIRRAAEKTGRNVVILVDEYDKPMLQAIGNEELINEYHSSLMAFYGVLKSCDPYIRFALLTGVTKFSKVSVFSDLNNLMDISMSNRFANICGITEQELHTEFKEDILALAQKNNATEEEVKQLLKEQYDGYHFVEDSEDIYNPFSLLNTFAKMKFGSYWFETGTPTFLIELLKRSKYNLYRLTEEIATADSLGGIDSMDSNPVPILYQSGYLTIKGYDKRFRTYTLGFPNREVEEGFIQFLLPAYSSTSRSDSAFEMVHFVREVESGNISAFMRRLQSFFADTPYELVRDLELHYQNVLFIVFKLLGFYTQAEYHTSNGRIDLVIKTDHYIYVMEFKLEGTAEEALQQINDKQYALPFASDSRQLYKIGVNFSNATRNIEKWLVEEN; encoded by the coding sequence ATGAGTCATCTTTATCCGGTAGGCATACAGAGTTTTGAGAAAATCCGAAAAGAAGGTTATTGCTATGCGGACAAAACGGCTTTGATTTATCAGTTAGTCAAGACCAATAAATATTACTTTCTCAGTCGTCCACGGCGTTTCGGGAAAAGTCTGCTTATTTCTACTCTCGAAGCCTATTTCTTGGGAAAGAAAGAACTCTTCAAAGGCTTGGCTTTGGATGAACTGGAAAAAGACTGGATTACCTATCCCGTACTGCACCTGGATTTAAACACCCAAAAGTATAATACACCGGAAGCACTGACGAATGTATTAGAAGAAAATCTGAAGAACTGGGAAGATCTTTACGGAGCATCCGACCGAGAAATAGGCGTTGCCCGACGTTTTAACGGGGTGATCCGGAGAGCGGCAGAGAAAACCGGACGAAATGTCGTGATCTTGGTCGATGAGTACGACAAACCCATGCTCCAGGCGATCGGTAATGAAGAGCTGATTAATGAATATCATAGTTCGCTGATGGCTTTTTATGGTGTATTGAAAAGCTGTGACCCGTATATTCGTTTTGCTTTGCTGACCGGTGTTACCAAATTCAGTAAAGTAAGCGTGTTCAGCGATCTGAATAATCTGATGGATATTTCCATGTCTAACCGTTTTGCCAACATTTGTGGCATTACGGAACAGGAATTACATACTGAATTTAAAGAAGACATTCTTGCGTTAGCTCAGAAAAACAACGCGACAGAAGAGGAAGTTAAACAATTGTTGAAAGAGCAATACGATGGATATCACTTTGTAGAAGACAGCGAAGACATCTACAATCCGTTTAGCCTGCTGAATACATTCGCCAAAATGAAATTCGGCAGTTACTGGTTTGAGACGGGAACACCGACTTTTCTCATTGAATTACTGAAACGCAGTAAATATAACCTGTATCGCCTGACGGAAGAAATCGCTACGGCAGATTCTTTAGGCGGTATCGATTCCATGGACAGTAATCCTGTTCCCATTCTTTATCAGAGCGGATACCTCACCATCAAAGGGTATGACAAGCGTTTCCGGACTTATACCTTAGGCTTTCCCAATCGGGAAGTGGAAGAAGGATTTATTCAGTTCCTGCTGCCTGCCTATTCCAGCACATCCCGTTCAGACTCAGCTTTCGAGATGGTTCATTTTGTCCGTGAAGTGGAAAGCGGAAACATCAGTGCATTCATGCGCCGCCTTCAGAGTTTCTTTGCAGATACGCCTTACGAACTGGTACGTGATCTGGAACTACATTATCAGAATGTTCTCTTCATCGTATTCAAGTTATTGGGCTTCTACACCCAGGCAGAATACCATACTTCCAACGGACGGATTGACTTAGTGATAAAGACCGATCATTACATATACGTCATGGAGTTCAAACTCGAAGGAACGGCCGAAGAGGCTTTACAGCAAATCAACGACAAACAATATGCGCTGCCTTTTGCATCCGACTCGCGGCAACTCTATAAAATAGGGGTGAACTTCAGCAACGCGACCAGAAATATTGAGAAATGGCTTGTTGAAGAGAACTGA
- a CDS encoding anthranilate synthase component II, which produces MKRVLVVDNYDSFVYNLVQILREDPLCSFEVVTNDRIPFSRLDEFDCLLLSPGPGIPDEAGDLLALIDHCHRSHAILGVCLGHQAIGQYFGAQLEQMSSPKHGHPSTLQIRDHQDRLYKQVNEPIQVGRYHSWLLSPTSFPDCLHITATDEEGHIMSFSHKQYPIYGVQFHPESIMTPQGSMMIRNFLHD; this is translated from the coding sequence ATGAAGAGAGTGCTTGTTGTCGATAATTACGACTCATTTGTCTATAACTTGGTACAGATACTGCGTGAAGACCCTCTGTGTTCTTTTGAGGTAGTAACCAACGATCGGATTCCCTTCAGCCGACTGGATGAATTTGACTGCCTGCTTCTTTCACCTGGACCGGGGATTCCGGATGAAGCCGGTGATTTACTTGCTTTAATCGACCATTGCCATCGAAGTCATGCCATATTAGGAGTTTGCCTGGGGCATCAGGCTATCGGTCAATACTTTGGTGCTCAATTAGAGCAGATGTCTTCTCCCAAACACGGACATCCATCAACACTTCAGATACGGGATCATCAGGACCGTTTATATAAACAGGTAAATGAGCCGATACAAGTCGGGCGTTATCACTCCTGGCTACTATCACCTACTTCGTTCCCTGACTGCCTACACATTACCGCTACAGATGAAGAAGGGCATATCATGTCTTTCTCCCACAAGCAGTACCCGATCTATGGCGTACAGTTCCATCCCGAATCCATCATGACACCACAAGGCAGCATGATGATCCGTAATTTTCTTCATGACTAA
- a CDS encoding ComEA family DNA-binding protein: MKDWRDLFYFSKSERRALTLLSFLILGAWLLLWVTEPEEEPVPLTVVAQKFQTDSVPKLKSQDTVRSIPRTVSKPRSSYSEKRRFQKPFTSSSKRPRSQKFPAGTQVELNQADTLTLQKVPGIGPVFSRRIIKYRELLGGFYAVHQLAEVYGIDAEKYAALEPWFTVDTALIRPLAVNQADYRTLIRHPYLNKQQTKILLRLIERKGKLQGWEELRLLDEFPPGEIERLRYYLSFD; this comes from the coding sequence ATGAAAGATTGGCGTGATTTATTCTATTTCTCGAAAAGTGAACGAAGGGCACTGACGCTGCTGTCCTTCCTGATTCTGGGAGCCTGGCTCCTGTTGTGGGTAACGGAACCGGAGGAAGAGCCTGTGCCTCTGACTGTTGTGGCACAAAAGTTCCAAACAGATTCTGTACCCAAGTTGAAGTCACAAGATACCGTCCGGAGCATTCCCCGCACTGTCTCGAAACCCCGTTCCTCTTATTCGGAAAAACGACGGTTTCAGAAGCCTTTTACGTCCTCGTCCAAACGCCCCAGAAGTCAGAAGTTTCCGGCAGGAACACAGGTGGAACTGAACCAGGCTGATACGCTGACCTTACAGAAAGTACCGGGAATCGGTCCCGTTTTCTCCCGCCGTATCATCAAATACCGGGAGCTTTTAGGCGGATTCTATGCCGTTCATCAGCTGGCTGAAGTATATGGAATAGATGCTGAAAAGTATGCAGCCCTTGAACCTTGGTTTACCGTAGATACCGCCTTGATTCGTCCTTTGGCCGTTAATCAGGCAGATTACCGGACTTTGATCCGGCATCCGTATTTGAATAAACAGCAAACCAAAATCCTTCTCCGCCTCATTGAACGGAAAGGGAAGCTACAGGGCTGGGAAGAACTTCGTTTGCTGGATGAATTTCCTCCCGGAGAAATAGAAAGGCTCCGTTACTATCTGTCGTTCGACTAA
- a CDS encoding PDDEXK nuclease domain-containing protein, with protein sequence MKNMASNQTSFIQDIRIIIETGRTNAIKSVDLCRVKMYWNIGKRIFEEEQQGKERADYGTYLLANLAKALEPEYGSGFSKRQLERARQFYRLYPIASTLRTQLNWSQYKLLISISDKDKREYYELEAAHNLWTSRELERQLNSHLYERLLSSNDKESVLAVARGERMPDSPVEIIKDPMYLEFLGLECKPQYYEKDLESSIISHITEFMLEMGKGFSFVARQQRILIEEDEFFADLVFYNRLLRCFTIIEIKTHKLTHQDLGQLQMYVNYYDRCVKLAEESPTIGILLCTAKNDTMVKMSLPEDNKNILTSQYQLYLPSKEQLIEQVNEVKQTVQTKTGKAKM encoded by the coding sequence ATGAAAAATATGGCAAGCAATCAGACATCCTTTATTCAGGATATCCGTATTATCATTGAGACTGGCCGAACTAATGCCATTAAAAGCGTGGATCTCTGTCGCGTGAAAATGTATTGGAACATAGGTAAGCGTATATTTGAAGAAGAACAACAAGGCAAAGAACGGGCCGATTATGGAACTTATTTACTTGCGAATTTAGCAAAGGCATTAGAACCGGAATATGGGAGTGGTTTTTCAAAAAGGCAGTTGGAACGGGCACGGCAATTTTACCGACTGTATCCAATTGCGTCTACACTGCGGACGCAATTGAACTGGTCTCAATATAAGCTTCTAATCTCCATCTCAGATAAAGATAAGCGAGAATATTACGAACTTGAGGCGGCCCATAATCTGTGGACCAGTAGAGAACTTGAGCGACAGCTAAATTCCCATTTATATGAACGTTTATTGTCAAGTAATGATAAAGAATCTGTGCTTGCTGTGGCCAGAGGTGAGCGAATGCCGGATTCGCCTGTTGAAATCATAAAGGATCCTATGTATTTGGAATTCCTGGGATTGGAATGTAAGCCTCAATATTATGAAAAAGATTTAGAGAGTTCTATTATTTCTCATATTACCGAATTTATGTTAGAAATGGGTAAAGGCTTTTCTTTCGTGGCTCGACAACAGCGTATTTTGATAGAAGAAGATGAGTTTTTTGCTGATCTGGTCTTTTATAATCGTTTACTTCGCTGCTTTACAATCATCGAGATAAAAACACATAAACTGACACATCAGGATTTAGGGCAGTTACAGATGTATGTAAATTATTATGATAGATGTGTGAAATTAGCAGAAGAAAGCCCTACAATCGGGATTCTCCTTTGTACGGCTAAAAATGATACCATGGTAAAAATGTCTTTGCCGGAAGATAATAAGAATATTCTTACCAGTCAGTATCAACTTTATTTGCCTTCCAAAGAACAACTTATAGAACAAGTTAATGAAGTAAAACAGACAGTGCAGACAAAAACGGGGAAGGCGAAAATGTAA
- a CDS encoding aminotransferase class IV, producing MLMNPPRFIESIRVCNGMFCSLEWHLQRMRQTAAHWQYPLDLSLLSWKVPEEAGTGVFKCRIVYDTQIREITYSPYQPRMIRSLKLVDGGALDYTFKYEDRSALMRLTWQKGICDDILITKDGFITDTSYSNVVLENSEGLFVPHTCLLNGTRRQRLLAEGIVKERPIRTSDLNQYNRLCLINALIGLEENISLPLSAVR from the coding sequence ATGTTGATGAATCCTCCTCGTTTTATAGAATCGATCCGTGTATGCAACGGTATGTTTTGTTCGTTGGAATGGCATCTGCAACGGATGCGTCAGACGGCTGCCCATTGGCAATATCCGCTGGATTTGTCTCTTCTTTCTTGGAAAGTACCGGAAGAGGCTGGCACAGGAGTCTTTAAATGCCGGATAGTTTATGATACTCAGATTCGGGAAATCACCTATTCTCCTTATCAACCCCGGATGATCCGTTCACTCAAACTGGTTGATGGCGGTGCGTTGGATTATACCTTCAAATATGAAGATCGTTCGGCTTTGATGCGTTTAACCTGGCAAAAAGGAATCTGTGATGATATTCTTATAACAAAAGATGGGTTTATCACTGATACCTCGTACAGCAATGTGGTTCTGGAAAATTCGGAAGGTCTGTTTGTCCCTCATACCTGTCTGTTGAATGGAACCCGTAGGCAGCGTTTACTGGCCGAAGGAATCGTGAAGGAAAGGCCTATCCGTACGTCTGATTTAAACCAGTATAACCGCCTGTGTCTCATCAATGCTCTGATCGGATTGGAAGAAAATATTTCTCTCCCATTGTCGGCAGTCAGGTAA
- a CDS encoding M20 family metallo-hydrolase → MYYEAVDILKGMIAIPSFSREEKEVADFLENKWKQAGQKVFRRGNNLWMIAGNLVDPSKPTLLLNSHIDTVKPVSAWTRDPFTPEVDEEDRLYGLGSNDAGASVVSLYGAFTSLSRQEQPYNLIFLASCEEEVSGKGGIESVLPYLPPVDFAIVGEPTGMQPAVAEKGLMVLDCTAVGKAGHAARNEGVNAIYEALSDIEWFRSYVFPEQSDFLGPVKMSVTMINAGTQHNVVPDKCTFVVDVRTNEFYTNERLYEAICQQVKCEVKARSFRLNSSSLPLDHPFLQRTAMMDLKPFGSPTLSDQALMPFPSVKIGPGQSSRSHTADEYIGLMEIREAIQLYVTLLNQLKF, encoded by the coding sequence ATGTATTACGAAGCGGTCGATATACTGAAAGGCATGATAGCCATACCTTCGTTTAGTCGGGAAGAGAAAGAGGTTGCCGACTTCCTCGAAAATAAATGGAAGCAGGCAGGACAGAAAGTCTTTCGCCGGGGAAATAATCTTTGGATGATAGCCGGGAATCTGGTTGATCCGTCCAAGCCGACGTTATTGCTGAATTCACATATTGATACGGTAAAGCCTGTCAGTGCCTGGACCCGTGATCCGTTTACTCCGGAAGTGGATGAGGAGGATCGGCTATATGGTTTAGGCAGTAATGATGCGGGAGCCAGTGTTGTCTCATTGTATGGGGCATTTACGTCGCTTTCCCGTCAGGAACAGCCTTATAACTTGATTTTCCTGGCTTCCTGTGAGGAAGAAGTTTCCGGAAAGGGAGGTATCGAATCCGTATTACCGTATTTGCCGCCTGTTGATTTTGCCATCGTTGGTGAACCGACCGGGATGCAGCCGGCAGTAGCCGAAAAAGGACTGATGGTATTGGATTGTACAGCTGTCGGGAAAGCTGGGCATGCTGCCCGTAATGAAGGGGTTAATGCCATTTATGAAGCCCTGTCGGATATCGAATGGTTTCGTTCATACGTATTCCCCGAACAGAGTGATTTCTTGGGACCGGTCAAGATGAGTGTGACGATGATCAATGCCGGTACACAGCACAATGTAGTACCCGATAAGTGTACCTTTGTGGTGGATGTGCGTACCAATGAGTTTTACACCAATGAAAGGCTGTACGAAGCTATTTGCCAGCAGGTTAAATGTGAGGTAAAAGCCCGCAGCTTCCGCCTGAATTCGTCATCGTTGCCCTTGGATCATCCTTTCCTGCAGCGGACGGCCATGATGGATTTGAAGCCGTTCGGTTCGCCTACATTAAGTGATCAGGCCTTGATGCCTTTCCCTTCGGTAAAAATCGGACCGGGGCAATCCAGCCGTTCCCATACGGCAGATGAATATATCGGGCTGATGGAAATCCGTGAGGCCATTCAGCTGTATGTAACCTTGCTCAATCAGTTGAAATTCTGA